A stretch of Polypterus senegalus isolate Bchr_013 chromosome 5, ASM1683550v1, whole genome shotgun sequence DNA encodes these proteins:
- the LOC120530049 gene encoding uncharacterized protein LOC120530049 gives MSSNNVQTAVLSISKAKDVRQETALLMKPYANWEEFLMPGPLSIAILGELVFISSNDDFSINKNPPKGGFKYIRYPDSFRACLMQVSNNGWVAFNEAHKNMDQIRLHSGNVPNYMKMAVKTLMQSNTDMVKALLPGQLQNIGNIASECVRLAETTEKKFTDVILLIQEMLEACMNSKQFYEEDLKNIKMKLEEAKIKEESAKLAKELSETNLGRLSKQLDEAQDQFKKSMDSMPSGWELIGMNFVEGLTESMNNLVSGMVSVATAPYSIAMGVKNLIQDFSKNEVPLNPLVVNDIYAKSVHLLKLAQEMHAFVDNDTIKWKEIYNEKNESLRFDWFKNQFEDIEIKIKDKDKCMPLEKAIKICQDGISICCKMSQYNPQKGFTDEETSEIIRQIRNLKDQAERFDSESKSFTSSSAFPATPPNILQQGTGEKKGSAQAASDNARFKIQQSQAHLKQVQDTYEKNMENLKKNNQELADILVTMHSCQVKEINFNTTVKMLVKGLDAMGRVKEQWEKMVRFFQMISNLIKASLDTSLKQFVGAANNVSKIEGYSSDSFVKDMIYTYAFQSSNIANLVHMIAGTYTEVSNLYLMDRVSSLGKLMALDPNSPQFESERAKLKSDCECAQEGICSLVQKNKNDFDNLLNERVLKIENELQSVLPPVSDMERKRIESNVKAGLKELTEKEDDQVI, from the coding sequence ATGTCTTCTAATAATGTCCAAACTGCTGTCTTGAGCATCTCCAAAGCAAAAGATGTGAGACAAGAAACCGCTCTTCTGATGAAACCCTATGCTAACTGGGAAGAGTTCCTGATGCCAGGTCCACTCTCTATTGCCATTCTAGGGGAGTTGGTGTTCATTTCATCAAACGATGACTTCTCCATTAACAAGAATCCACCCAAAGGTGGGTTCAAATATATCCGCTATCCAGATTCCTTCCGAGCTTGTCTTATGCAGGTGTCAAACAACGGATGGGTGGCTTTTAATGAAGCTCACAAGAACATGGACCAAATCCGACTTCACTCTGGCAATGTACCAAATTACATGAAAATGGCTGTGAAGACCCTCATGCAAAGCAACACTGACATGGTGAAAGCACTTCTACCTGGTCAGTTGCAAAACATAGGAAACATCGCCTCTGAGTGTGTCAGACTGGCAGAGACAACAGAAAAGAAATTCACAGATGTCATTCTGCTCATTCAGGAGATGTTAGAAGCCTGCATGAATTCAAAGCAGTTTTATGAAGAagatttgaaaaatatcaaaatgaagtTAGAAGAAGCTAAAATAAAGGAAGAGTCAGCAAAATTAGCTAAAGAACTGTCAGAAACGAACCTAGGCCGACTGTCCAAACAACTTGACGAGGCTCAAGACCAGTTTAAGAAATCCATGGACTCAATGCCTTCAGGCTGGGAACTCATCGGAATGAATTTTGTGGAAGGCTTAACAGAGTCAATGAATAATCTTGTTTCTGGAATGGTTTCAGTTGCCACTGCACCATATTCAATAGCCATGGGTGTCAAAAACTTAATTCAAGATTTTAGTAAAAACGAAGTTCCCTTAAATCCCTTGGTTGTTAATGATATTTATGCCAAATCAGTTCATCTGCTTAAACTGGCACAAGAAATGCATGCTTTTGTGGATAATGATACAATCAAATGGAAAGagatatataatgaaaaaaatgaatctctAAGATTTGATTGGTTTAAAAACCAATTTGaagatatagaaataaaaattaaagacaaagataAGTGTATGCCCCTAGAGAAAGCAATTAAGATATGTCAAGATGGCATCTCTATTTGCTGCAAAATGTCACAGTATAACCCCCAGAAAGGCTTTACTGATGAAGAGACCAGTGAAATAATTAGGCAGATTAGAAATCTAAAAGACCAAGCTGAAAGGTTTGACTCTGAGAGCAAGTCTTTCACTTCTTCTTCTGCCTTTCCTGCAACCCCTCCAAATATTCTTCAGCAAGGTACTGGAGAAAAGAAAGGATCAGCTCAAGCTGCTTCTGACAATGCTCGATTTAAAATTCAACAAAGCCAAGCCCACCTTAAGCAAGTGCAGGACACGTATGAGAAGAATATGGAGAACTTAAAGAAGAACAACCAGGAGCTGGCTGACATTCTTGTCACCATGCACAGCTGTCAAGTAAAGGAGATCAATTTTAATACCACAGTGAAAATGCTGGTCAAGGGTCTTGATGCCATGGGGCGAGTGAAGGAGCAGTGGGAGAAAATGGTTCGCTTCTTCCAAATGATCTCCAACTTGATCAAAGCTTCCCTGGATACGTCTTTGAAGCAGTTTGTTGGTGCAGCTAATAATGTCTCAAAAATCGAAGGCTATTCCTCTGATTCTTTTGTTAAAGATATGATCTATACCTATGCTTTCCAGTCATCTAACATTGCCAATCTGGTCCATATGATTGCTGGGACTTATACTGAAGTTTCCAATCTTTATCTTATGGACCGTGTCAGCAGCCTTGGCAAGCTCATGGCACTGGATCCAAATAGCCCTCAGTTTGAAAGTGAACGTGCAAAACTGAAAAGCGATTGTGAGTGTGCACAGGAGGGGATATGCAGTCTTGTTCAgaagaataaaaatgattttgataatcTCTTAAACGAAAGGGTCTTGAAAATTGAAAATGAGCTTCAGTCAGTGCTGCCACCAGTCTCAGACATGGAGCGCAAGAGGATTGAGAGCAATGTGAAGGCTGGTCTAAAGGAGCTCACCGAGAAGGAAGATGATCAGGTCATCTAG